GAGAAGACTCGATATGATACATCACTGGGTCTGCTCACCAAGAAGTTTATTTACCTCCTGAGGGAGTCGGAGGATGGGGTACTGGATCTGAACTGGGCTGCAGAAGTGTTGGATGTGCAGAAGCGACGCATCTATGACATCACCAACGTGCTGGAGGGCATCCAGCTTATCCGAAAAAAGGCCAAGAACAACATCCAGTGGGTGTGAGTGCTGGTCTGGGGGCACTGGTGGGTCCTTGTGCAGGGGCTAGATCTAGTGGATGTGGATGTCAGGTGTCCCAAAAGTGAAATGTTACACGACAAGTACATGAAGTAGAGCAGAGCACACCCTCTCTCTGAGATATTACCTCCTGTTCCTTTTCTTGTGTCTCTaggtctctcttttttgtttgcttgtttgtttgtttgctttgggccacataCAGATTTGtgtagggataactcctggctttgctctcagaaatcatgcttggggatagaatccaggtctgctccttgtaaggcaaaaaaaaaaaaaaaaaaaaaaaaaaaaagccctacctactgtattgcCAGGATCCTCCAGATGTCTTTTTGgacttgtctttgtttttttcttgtttttttttttttgggggggggttggatatttgggccacatcaggtggcactcaggcattattcctgattctgagctcagaaatcactcctggcaggctcagggatgccagagattgaacatgggtcgatcatgtgcaaggcaaatgcccaacacaCTGTATTATCATTTCAACCCCaatttgtctttgctttttgtagggttttggggccatacccgctgtgctcagggcttactctcgagcacctcagggatcactcttggggtaCTTGAAAAACCATACCTTTTTTGCTATTGTTCTGTGCACACCCCACTCTTGTACAGAGATTGCTTTTAACTCGGTGCTCAATCAtgcattgctggggattgaaccctgggctTAGCACTcttgccctttgagccatcttcctggcTCCACATCTACAAAATCTTAAGGAAAAGACCTGCAGCCTCTGGTATAAACCCAAAGAACCTTGGCAGAGGAAGATCTCCATTTGCATGTTAGTTTTGGGAAGGAACTGAATCATAGGGTAGACACAAAGTTGAGAACCCAAATATCCAGGCTTTGACTTGTTTGTTTTCCTTAGCACAATCCCCAAACCTCAAGTTCTAGTCCCTGGCAATTCCCAGGAGCTAGGTAGGTACAGTGTTAGGCACAGCCTTTGAGCACCATTATAGATCTTACGAATTGTTCTTCCTGGTGTTTTGTCTGTCTCACCTGTGCAGTTTTGAGTAGGATCCCTGGTGTTGGGTCTGTTAGACTGAGACTGATGTTGGGGGCTGCTCTCTTCTCAGAGGCAGAGGACTATTTGAAGATCCCACTCGGCCTGGGAAGCAGCAGCAGCTGGGGCAAGAGCTGAAGGAGCTGACGAGCATGGAACAGTCTTTGGATCAGCTAATCCATAGCTGCTCTCTAAGCTTCAAGCACCTGACGGAAGACAAGGCCAACAAGAGATATCCTCTTCAGTGGGGGCCTGGGAGTCAGGGAGCAGAGACCTCTTTGTAGATATCTTTGGAGAATTGCTGCAGTACCTTCCTGCAGGAACTCACTCAGGGTTTGGCTcttctgtttcttccttcctcctcttgaGTTCATTGAAGTTACTTTCTCATTGTAGAAATAAAACaagtatagtgtgtgtgtgtggacacacccaatagtgctcagggtttacttctggctctgtactctagagtcactcctggtggtgctcagggaccatatgggatactgggtattaaatccaagttggctatgagcaagccaagtgccctacacTGGATTACACTGTAGTGTGGACTCCTGAGCAATGTGGAGGGGtagttgaaaattaaataatactttgtagttccccccccccactttcacACTAATCTGTTGGTGACTGGAAGCctcacctgtaagaaattgagtaactcttttttttttttttttaatggaccacactcctggttctgcactcaggaattactcctagcatgctgaggggaccatagggatgtcaaggatcaaatctggttggccacatgcaaggctagcaccttatctgctgtactatcgctctggcccattaaccaatgttttgtattttcttttgtaactactttcatcttcattttcctcTGTACAAATTAGGCTCAGCAGGGAAGGAAGAGAGTGGTTCTGTGCCTCAGTGCActttacagaaattatttttttctgattcctTTTTGGTGGGATTTCTGGACTTCACCTgatcatgctcaggggtcactcaagGAGATGTTCATGGGATCATCTGGTACTGGATATTGAACCAGGGTTTCCTGCCTGCAAAGCCTatgttcagccctttgagctatctctgcaGTTCCTCTGTCcaattttatgctttttataatttttctagaagtttttgtaCCATGCCAGTCATTccactttttgttttagtttcagtCTCAAAATCATAGAAAGATCCATgtcataaaaaattcaaaagcttTTTTGAATAATTCCACCGGATTATATAATGTCCATTTGTTATGTTAtcttatttctatgtcttttttttttttttctttggccgGGGTGGAGCAAGATATACTCTCCTAAACAGTGCTCAAAGAAACTGGGGCCATCCTGGATCATACTTAGCAACTTGATAGGCAGTTCAATACTATGGCTCATGGATGCAGTGTTGCTTGGATCCCATGGTGCTGGAGCCACAAGGGTtattccagagtctgactatacCAAGTATTACCCTGGAGgccatagggtgccagggatccaatccaggCCTCCCACATTCAAAGCTTGCACTCTGGCACTTTGAGACATCTCTCTGGTCTCAGGATAGTTTTTGTTATATTGAAGCTCCATAAGGTATAAGTAAACTACTCAGTGATATAGCAGAGGGGTGTTAGGTCACTGTCCTGCAGGCTGAGGTTTGAATTTTGACTGGTCAGTTTCCTTGACTCACCTGCCCCTACTCTGGCCTATGTGACCTACCAGGACATCCGGGCTGTTGGCAATTTTAAGGAGCAGACGGTGATTGCTGTTAAGGCCCCTCCACAGACGAGACTGGAGGTGCCTGACAGGAATGAGGTAAGTGGGAAGCGTTGGGAGAAAATAGTCTGAGAAGGGTTACGAAGTCCTAtgttctgtccctggcactgcCCACATGAGCTTCCCTGTCCATTCTGATGAATGATGGTCTTTGAGGTGGCAAAAGTAGTAGAGGCTGGAAAGGATAAGGGGCATCAGATTCTGGACCAAGACAGACTCTGTTCTCCTTCCTTTGTATCTCTTATCTCCTGCCAACTGGAATAAAAAGACCCAAGCAAGCAGCGAGACTGACACTTAGAGACTGAAGTCATGTTTGGAGAAAGGGCCTGGAGGTGAAAAACCCATATGTGGTGACAGTCCAGTGGGGTCCTGTGGGATGAATAGGATTTTAGCCTGGCAGAACGGAAGTTGGCTGAAGGCGCCATGCACAGGTCTGCAGGCTGGATTACGTACCTTTTGCAGGCCTTTTGTCATTGGTGGCTCAGCAGTGGCACAGACTGTAGGGATGTGGTAGGAAGAGGTATAgtgaacagcaggtaaggcacatcATATCTGAACTCTTGGACACAAGTAACATGTCAAATTCAAGTGGTGTAAGAAGGTGGAGCAGGGAGCTAAGTGACATGTCTTGGAGATTGCAGGGAAGGCCTGAAGCAGGGATTTAGACTGCAACGTAAAGGCCAGAGTAATAGgacattgggtagggcacttgccttgcacatgctgacccagattcaatttcagGAACCTCCATTACCTGAGCTCCCGggactaatccctgagttcagaatcatGAGGTAGCCCTGATTACTGCCAGAGGTAGCCCCccaaatcacaaaaacaaaaactgacatCTGCCTCCCTCTCTCCACCTCTCACTCTGCTTTCTTTGTGTATTCCCAGGTGATGTTCCTCCCCCTTTTGTGGTAAAGACAGATTTTAGGATCCCAGCTCAGTAACTTTGGTAGTGGGTGGCTTGTGGGAACTTACATTTCTTCCTCATTTCTGTTGTGGGCCTGATACTGATTGGATTGGTCTGAGTCAGGTGATACCTTGAGTGTCTACTGCACTCTCCACTTCAACTGCATTGCCTGACAGTGAGGGAGATTCCTTTCTTAAAGGAACATCAGAGAAGGAGTCCTGACAGGCAGATTGAGGAGATATGCCCCACATGCCAGATAGCACAGGGCTTGGTGCCTAGCTCTGGAATTGAGTTTGTATACATGAATGGTGACAACTGTATATACCCTTTCATACAACTGACCACGAGAATCAGGCTGTCTTCTCTTTCTGCTCCAGGAGAACCTGCAGATATATCTGAAGAGCACCCAAGGGCCCATCGAAGTCTACCTGTGCCCAGAGGAAGTGCAGGAACCAGACAGTCCTGCCAAGGaactcctcccctcctcctccacctttgGCCCTAGCTCCGATTCCACCCTTCCCAGCAGTAGCACCACCCCTGACATCCCAGAACCCATAGCATCTCCAGGTAGGACAGAGGGTTGTCCTCGGAGAACAACCAGAGAGGTCTTCTATGTCAATGTTTGTCGGGACcctaataatattttacttagctGCAGAGGGATAGTCCTTCTGCCTCATGTGTGTGTTGTACTTTATTCATTCTCTTGGGTGGGGaggattgggtcacacctattggtgctcaggggctacttcttggctctgagctctggagtTACTTTCGGTGGTattgagggaaccatatgcagtgctgagtaCCAAACCAATGTTGACTGTGTACGAGGCAAGAACTATTAGTATTTGCTCTGACAATGCCTGCCTCTATCATGCTGTTCTCTCTATTAGCTGCAGAGTGACTGGCAGTGGGCAGATGAGAATTTGAAGGTTTCTTTTTAGAGAAATTGTAATACTggggagaaaaataattaagatttttttggttttgtttcattttgttatgGTTTGTTTTATAGAGCCACACCTGCTTATGTTctaggtttactcttggctttacactcaggttCTTTACAGGGATTATCTGATCAAAACTCAGCCTTTCATTTCACACATGAGTAAATTGAGGTCTAGAAAGGGCAAGTGATTTCCCAAGATCCCACAGCAAACTGGTGGCAGAGCTTGAACATGAGCTCAGACTTGCTCTGGTAATCTCTTTGGTGTCTTAGTCGGTCCAGGGGACCAGTGGTTCTGCCGCACCCGCCATCTGTTCCTTTGGGCACCTCCCAGTGCCTATCTCCCACTCCAGACCTGTGCCCCACCCTGCCCTCCCTCTCATGCCCTCTGCTTTTTCATTCCACTGTCAACAAACATGTTCTCCATTCCTAGGAGCTGAGCCACCTTCTCTTCAGTAGTCCTCTGAGAAGAGGTGGTTCCTCTTCCCTGTAGAGCAGGCTGATGTCAGTGGCTCAGCTCCTCTTACAGATGCTGTGCCTGAACTGGAAAGGCACAGAGGGGGTGCTTCTAGAGCAGGCAGGTTGGGGCCAGTCCTGTATGGCAGAGGAATGgagaataatctctctctctctctctctctctctctctctctctctctctctctctctctctctctctctctctctctctctctctctctcacacacacacacacacacacacacacacacacacacactgtacatATGTCATGTTCTTATGTCATGTTCTGGCATAAAGCAGAATTATTTTGAGGTCTGAGCTTTGGGACCTTGGCCAAAGAGGATGCCACTCTGTCTTAGGACATGCATCTGGCCTTTCTCTTGGCGTTGCCAGGGGGAATGACTGGAAGTTGGAGCTTCTTTTTTCCTCACTGGTTGGCTGGAGATGGAACAAAAGCTGTTTCTAATATCCCTTTGTACTCTACATTGTAAGGAAACCTTAAATGGAGTGAAAGAAGGAAGCTGAAACTGGGAGAGGGGCTTGCAGTTGGCTCCTCGCTTCTTAAGACTTGGGTAGTTATGGGTGAGTTGCTTTCACCCTTTGAACCTCTATTGGTGCGTCTCTACAATGGGCCACTCAGAGCTCTATCTTGAATATGAAGGAGGTTTCAGGAGGAGGCAGCAGGGAAGTGGTTTCTCAAAAAGCTGATGTGAACAGAGTGCCTGTGAGCAGATATGAAAATGTGCACAAGCCAGTGAGACCTAATGGAGGTGTGGAGAGGACAAAGAGCAGAGTGCTGCAGGATGGGTCCAACGGCAGCGAAGGGCAAGGCCTTCCAGGAACAGAGGCTCTTCCCTGCATTATCTAGGAGAGGTGGAGCCTTGCTTGCCCTCATGAGAAAACTGAGCCCTGGGGCCTACAGCTGGTACAGAGGTGCAGTCACATCCTCCCAGAGTTTAAGCCTGGCTTCTTCCATGTGccaaatatttgatttatttgtatGTGGGCTTGCTGATGGGAATctagcagagggagagagagaaagagatgagagaaagaTATGATGTGGGCAGCAGAGAATGGATTTCAGGAGAGGGCCCGGTGGAGTGCTGAACTTGGGGGTGGGTTTTGATACTGGTGGGAGGAGCTGGGAGAATGCCAGATACTGTGGGCCAGTGCTAGAGGTGGTAGCAAAAGGAGGAAGCAAAGAAAGTGGGTCCCTTTACCATGGACCTTAGCTGTCTGCTAGTTTAATTCAGTGGCTCTACCTGGCCCATTTCTACCTCTTCACAGTAATCTGTAAGGGCAGAAGAAGAGAATAGTATATAGCTCCCAGATCACCCCACTGCTGATCCTGTGCAGAGCCCTGATGGGCACAAGCCAGGCATGTGACCCTTGTTTCTTTGTCTGCAGCACCAGCGCTGACTTCTCAACAAGtgccgccaccgccaccgccaccaCCACCCCTGCCCCTAGTCCCCCTGGAAGCCACCGACAGCATGCTGGAGCTGCCACATCCGCTGCTGCAGCAGACAGAGGACCAGTTTTTGACCCCCAATCTGCCTGGAAGCTCCCCCCTAATCAGCTTCTCCCCACCCTTGGAAGCTGATGACTACCTGTGGGGCCTGGACGGAGGCGAGGGCATCAGTGACCTCTTCGACTCTTATGACCTTGGGGACCTACTGATCAATTGAGGGGCCCCGACTTGCCACTTGCAGCCCCACTCCTGTTTCTACCTCCTCGTGGACTGACAGCCCCCCTGCCTGCACAGGGACATTGGGCATAATGTGCTGCCCTCAGCTCGGGGTCTCCTGGGCTCCTTGGTGCCACTTCTGGGGATGTGGAAATAGGAGTAAGGAGAGTATCAGGGGTTACGTTCTGTCTATCCGTGTTGACACTGGGCCTGGGAAGGCTCAACCAGTCTCTTACCTCTGACCTCTCACATGAAGGGCTACCGGTGAGATGACCAGGTCCAGTGAAAGGCCCTGCCATCTTATGAGGGACAGTTAGTGCCCTCAGTTTATCAGGAAGCACTTACTGCCTCAGTGTTTATTTCAGGTTGAGTTTGGTTTATCTTCCCTGAGTTGTAGCAGGAAAGAAGGTTCTCGTTTTCTTGTTGAACTTCTCTATTAGGCCCAGCTGTGTCTACTGTCCAAGGGTATGCCTTGGCTTCCAGGTTCCAGGCCACCACCCTAATTGCCTCACAGTGATGGGGTGCTGCGACCCTGAGGGGCCATTCTGTCTGCTGGAACTGTAATTGCACTTAGGCCTCGTGATTCTCCTAGCAAGCCTGCAGGTCCTTGGGCCTCTCCTGCTCTTGGCCTGTCTCCAGTGGAGGCTTTAGGTTGAGCTTCCTGGTCTCTGGCCCAGAGTTCACAGGGAGCCTTCCCAGCCCAGGCCACCTTGAGGCCCCTGAGGAAACTGGAGCATCTGGTGAAGAGACATCCTTCCTTTGGAACTTTTACCTCTTCTCCcctcagaatataaaaataatcccaACAGGAATGTGGAAGCAGTTGGAAGGGCTTCCTGTAGGCACTTttcctctgtttttatttttgttcgtttgtttttttaacttggCCTGAGGACCTGGGAAGCATAGGCAGCTCCTTCATGAAGAAGGGTAAGATAAAGTCCAGAAACTGTCCCTAAGGCCCCTCTCGTGATCATGAGTATGATCCCTCCCTGGAAGGGTTGTTGTCATGTTAGTTGAAGGGAATGATTCTCTAAGGATCTCTTTCTCACAACTCTCACACAGATTCCCCCAAGGACAGAGGTAACTGGACTTGTCAGCTATAGTATTCTGCCATAGGAATACTGGAGAGGTGACAGGGAGGAATCTATCTTGAAGACCGGACCTTAGCAGCTAAGGGGGATATGAGTTCATGATGCCTCTTTGGGACTGACGTTCTTGAAGGTTTTTTGGCTTTACCATATACCTTAAAGGATATTCCATATTGTTTCTAAGTCTTAGCTGGCTGGAGGTGAGGGGAAGGTGGGGGTGTTAGCCTTCTTCTCCATCCAACTGGGCCAAACCAAATCTGTGCCTTCTGAGGAAAGGCCGCCTGGGTGATGAGCCCAGAAAGAGCTGGTTTCTTAGGGCTTAGCTGGGTAGCACTTTTCTTAAACATTTGTAGCATTAAGTTGGTTTAGACATGAAGTTGGGCTCATTGGATTGTCCCTGAACTGACCTGCTGGCATCTGAGGTTTAGAAAGTGGCTTGTTTGGGGATAGTGATATGAGAGCTCATGTCCAGTTGGGGACAACAGTGTCTTGTCATTTGTTCAATTTCTTGAGTCAAGTTTGCACCCTCTTAGGCATGCCAGTAGGTCCCAGATGCCTGCTCTATAAatagcactgatttttttttttttttgcttttgggggcgaCACcgaacagtgctcaagggttattcctgcctctgtatcaaggaatcactcttgatgcaCTTGGTGGACAATATGgggagccaggaattgaacccagatctgttgcatgcatggcaagcacccacccactgtgctatctctctggcccctaatctgcACTGATTTTGTATGCTTTACAGAAATACCATAGATCTCTCCTCCCCTAGGACTTGCAAAAGAAGTCcatcttttttgtggggagaggctgggtggggtgggatgggcaaaacccatcaatgctcaggactgctcctggctctgcactcagggatcacgtctggtgggcatggggaactatatggaatgctggggattgaacgggGGTCAGTTATGTGTAAGGAAAATTCCTTACCATTGATAGTATTTCTTTAGCCCCCAGAAATCTATCTTGAAGCCTAGCATTCTCAGGGCCTCTCACTAGGTCTGGCAATACTGTCTTAAATTCTCTACCAGGCTTTCAGTTAGCTGAATACCACCTCTGAGGACAGAGATTGACTCCATTCTTTGGgctctttctggaaaaaaaaaatggtttttttctttctgaaaattttatcCAAGAAAAGGAAGATACCCATCAGGAAGGAGCTTAATGGTGAGATCTGAATGGAATTTAAGGTCATTTCCAAAATGCCCTGTCAGAGAACTGGCAAAGGGTTATCCTTCAGATTCAAGACCCGCACTTTCATCAGGTGCTCCTGGTTGTCCTCTGCTGTCTTTTCCCTAAATCACTTGGTCCAGGGTCCAACTATCCAGTCCCAGGCCAAGGGACTCAGGTGGGAAGCAAACTTTTCCTTCTGAGGAGTGACACTTGAAACCTTTCCAgctctattgagtttttcaagaACACATTTTGAGTGATATTTCTTTTAGGAGCCAAATAAATGTAAAGATAGGGAAGAAGAGAAACCAGTCTTCTTCCTgtagtaaattatttttgtcaGAAAGTTCCACAGTCTCATCTGCAGTTTCCATGTTACTCAAGTATCTAGGCCTCAAAAGCTGACCCTAGGGCTGTAGAAGTCCAATAGCATTACTAATTGTTCGTAGAGTTGGAGAGTCAAAGAGATTTTGTAATACTGGGGTCAGAATTTGGCCTTTTTTTGCCCTAAGTGTTCTCAGCCTCAATTTTAAcagtatttaggtttttttttttaattgtgtgtgtgtgttttttaaatcAAGATCTTGGGTGTTCCTGGACACCTAAGCCTTGTGTGGCTTAGTGCATTTGAATGGAAGCCTTTTGGGGTTGTTTGCAAGCAGCTTTCAGTTTCTCCTTGTTGTCTCCCAAGATTCTCAGAGCATCCTGGGACCCTGCTCTCTCATAAGGACCCTTAATGACCACAAGCTGAGCTGGCATCTTCTCAGACTGCTGGCTCTTGGGTGCGTGAAGGAGCCTTGTTCTAGGCACAAATGTCCTGGGCAGGAGCCAGCCTGAGAGAATTTGGCCCTATTCTGAGACTCCCACAAGGATTAGTTGGCTTTGCCCTGTGGCCTGCTTGAGTACATTACATAGCATCCTTGTGTTGTGATGATTGGACATTAAACAACTTGACACCACATCCTGCTTTGCTTCTGGAGATTGGTACTCAAATGGGTGGTAAGGCTCCCCTCACCTTGTCAGGAACACATTTGCAAGTTCATTTTTCCCCCAAAATAGCACCTTACACACATTGGCTTATCTCCACACCTAAAGGAAACCTCACAACTGACCACTAAAAACTTAGCAGCTCCCCTATGCAAGCTATGGATGGGCCCACCCTCTATCTCCATTGCCTCTTACAGAGCTATTTTGACAGCTTCCTTAATATTCCCTGCCATTCATTTTTCTGCAGTCCAGTCTCAATATCAGTGGTTTTCAAAGGTCCTCAGATCAGCATTAAGCATCAAGTGGTAAATTGTAAAAAATGGTAtccccggggccgggaaggtggcgctagaggtaaggtgtctgctttgcaagcgctagcgtaggacagaccacggttcgatcccccagtgtcccataaggtccccccaagccaggggcgatttctgagcgcatagccaggagtcacccctgagcgtcaccggg
This window of the Suncus etruscus isolate mSunEtr1 chromosome 6, mSunEtr1.pri.cur, whole genome shotgun sequence genome carries:
- the E2F2 gene encoding transcription factor E2F2 translates to MLRGPAALAPAAAAPPPKAMTALSPSQLWSPGLRSPPLCQATAYYTPLYPQTVPTAAAPAPGTCLDATPHGPECQVVRCVPAGRLPAKRKLDLEGIGRPVVPEFRTPKGKYIQVDGLPSPKTPKSPGEKTRYDTSLGLLTKKFIYLLRESEDGVLDLNWAAEVLDVQKRRIYDITNVLEGIQLIRKKAKNNIQWVGRGLFEDPTRPGKQQQLGQELKELTSMEQSLDQLIHSCSLSFKHLTEDKANKSLAYVTYQDIRAVGNFKEQTVIAVKAPPQTRLEVPDRNEENLQIYLKSTQGPIEVYLCPEEVQEPDSPAKELLPSSSTFGPSSDSTLPSSSTTPDIPEPIASPAPALTSQQVPPPPPPPPPLPLVPLEATDSMLELPHPLLQQTEDQFLTPNLPGSSPLISFSPPLEADDYLWGLDGGEGISDLFDSYDLGDLLIN